The genomic DNA ACCTGCCTTTGTGTTCTTCTTGATTACAAAAGCAACGAAGAGATATAACAGAAGCCGTCCGTTTATTTGACTTTGACTAATGTTTCATCCAGATTTAGCCACATGGGATACTTAAAACCCGTTGGATTTGATCAAGCGCGTGAAGAATGAGGTAAGGGTAATTTTGGAATTTAGCTTTAGAAGTTTCTTTGAAGTGAGGAGGACGATCGAATCgaagacggaggaggaggagtgcgaaaaaaaaaaactaagtttcGATCTTTCGTCAGTTCTTCTCTCGAGATCTTCAGTAACTGTAAGGATTTTTTCGAATCTTCagtttcttgtttctcaatcgaAGGTTAAAAAGTAtcttttttgatgattttatcatACTTAAGGAGCTTATATTGATCTAGCTCTTGATCTTTCTGATGTGCAATGGCGAATGAGGTCTTAGGTCTTAATGATTCACtggtttttcttatttgatccaTTACCTATTCCAAGATCTACCCTTTTAGTTGCTACGGTGTTGGAAATTGAAACCTTTTGTGATTCAAAGTGGTTTTGGTAGTTTGATGTCTCTTAGGTAGATTTGATTATTGCATTGTggggttcttttttttgttattgtgaGTGAATGTGTGTCAGATCATGGATTCTTGTGATATCTAATTTACTTCTTGATGATTCTTCTGTTATGCTTTAGTTAAATTATGATAAGGAAGCAAAGTTATCTTGATACTGATGATAAGCTTCACTCTTGTTTTGGTTCAGCCAAAGGAAGATCAAAGTAATTAAAGAAGTTTGAAGTAGGAGGAGGAAGTCATGTTTTCTCTTATGGCTGGGCTATGGAGTTACATGTTCAGCAAGACTGAGTTCCATGTGCTCATTCTTGGTATCGACAAAGCTGGGAAGacggtaatttttttttcctctttttatcTTATTTCCATGTGTTAGTACTGCCTGAATTCACCTCTGATGTACTTGCTTATACCTCTTAGACGTTTTTGGAGAAATTGAAGACAATATACTCAATCTCAGAAGGTCTTCCTCATGATCGAATTGTTCCTACTGTTGGGCTTAATATTGGTCGTATTGAAGTCTCCAATGCTAAAATTGTGTTTTGGGACCTGGGAGGTCAGGTGAGTTGGAAATGCCTTACATCATGTAATTGATCATTCGTCTTTGTGCCTATTTATGTGTTCCTAGTTAATCATGTTCTGTTGTGCTCTACTATTTAATAGTCACATATACCACTCTAGAGCATTTGCATTGAGATGATATGAGAGATAGATGTTACATGAGCGATTCTTTTGAACTCTTCCCCTCTCTAAGTTAGCATTCTTCTTTTTGGGAATATATGATAGAGCCTTGTTTGCAATATAGTTTCTTTCCGATCGTTTGTTTTGATTTACAAATCCTGATTGTGTAAAAGGATCAGTCTTTCTAACCAAATATCTGAGCCTTTTCCTCATTATGGCAGCCTGGTTTACGGTCGATTTGGGAGAAGTATTATGAAGAAGCACATGCATTGATATATTTGATCGATGCCGCTTGCCCACAACGCTTTGAAGATTCAAAATCTGCTCTAGGTAAGTATGTGCACACAAGTTGACATCAAACACAGCATTATGAAgccaaaactaaaatataaattgccTTCACCAGAAAAAGCCCTGCGGCATGAGGATTTGCAAGGAGCCCCTCTTTTGATATTGGCAAACAAGCAAGTAAGGAAGTTGCATTGCTTCATTTATTGGCTTAACTTCTCCTTTGATATGTTGTTGCTGATAGTATTGAATCTGTAATTGATGAGCAGGATCTTCCAAGTGCTGTGTCAGCTGAGGAACTGGACCGGTATCTGGATCTAAAGAAATTGGACGAAAGGGTTTACATGTTTGAAGCAGTTTCTGGATATGATGGGTAAGTAAAATCTAACTTTAGCTACATACCGGAATCTAACTTTAGCCACACACCAGAATTTTAAAACGTATGTTTTGGTGAACAGGCGAGGAATTAAAGAAAGTATAGAATGGCTGGTTGGAGTGATGGAGAGAAGCAAAAGAACCGAAACATTAAGAGCCCGTGCAGGGTACGCTCCCGTGCCAAATGCATAGACACACGAAAAAGGACTCGCAAACTCAACTCTCCAACCAACTGGTTTCCTTTGATTATATATGTagataaaaaaagaatctttgcattgtttttggttagcatcaaaattcacatgatgaGTAGGACTAGTAATCTCTTTATCTACGGCCTTTTACTAATGTTATGAATTCAATTGAGATTTTGAGATCATGAGCATTTTAGTTACTCCCTCTTTGTACTACAAACCAAATAATGTAATCAAGTTTCTTGATTTGCAAACTCATTGAAAAGAACGAACAGAGAGACTACATAGTTTATCACTTTTAAGACAGGAAACAAGCAGAGACAATGAAGCAACAGAGAGGTTTCAGTTTGTTcctgaaacaaagaagaagaagtgactTAGAAAACTCAGAACTATCAGACCAAATCTAAGGCTTAAAGTTCATAAAGCAATCAAGAACAGAAGAGAGGGAGAGGTTGTTACCAGAAATGAGAGGCTTAGGTCTGGTCTTAAACAAGATCTTAGTTCGTATAATCCCAACAACTTCAAGTTCCGTTGTTTTCCCTGAAACTTCATCATCCAACTGAAGCTTCTTCAAAACCAGTAATGGCTTCTTTAGAATCACTTTAGAGCCTATGAGTTCATGGTAACCCACCGTGAACGTGTACGTTTCCTGAACCGATTGAGCAACATCATCAATCTCTGGTGGTTACAAATTCCGATTAGAGAATtgaaataggaaaaaaaaaaaccgaaaccTGCGACGATTCGGTATGACAGAGACGACCGATCTCGAGATTCTGAATAGAACCTTCGAACGAAGCTTGAGTCTCGACAACTCCTTGGAGTTCTACGATTGCCCACTCGCTACACTCATCTTCTCCACATCTACACTTCACTCgaatctccatcttcttcttcttcttcttcctctttcgtCTCCGATACATTTGctttatatgtgtatatatgtatgtataggtTTTTTTGGCGGAAAGCTAGATTTTTTCGCGGGCTTTTTTCGTTTGAGATGACGTCAACATTATCTTCTCAGTTCCGATCAGAGTAGTGTgaactgaaagctccaaaaTTGAGTTTAAAAAGGCTAACTTTTAAGAAGAAACGATCAAACAACCAATGTTACAGACGAGAAACAAGATCATTGAGGTGGTTAAGAGTTTTCTCCAGGTTCTGTCGATACACAAAACTAATACATTATGTATTTTACAGAACATGGCTACCTAAGTACAAGACTAAGGCATTGCACATGGATCTTATACTATCTATCACCCATGGCGTTATCAAAAGGCCCCCTAACATACGGAACTAAAACACTAAGCTTTTATTTCTTCTTGCTGTTAGTCCTTAGATAAAGATTGTGCACACAAGTCTCCTTTAGCCACAGACTTGTTCTTCATGTTACATTGTTGAACCAAATGATCACAGTTGCTTGACCTACCTTCCTGTTCTTGCACTGCTGCTGTGGTTATCGTCATTCCGTCGGACTTGGATTTCACTTGTGGTTCATCTAACCCTATTGGGATGGCGCCTGTCAGAGTTTTTATAGCAAAGTCGATACACGGGTCTTTCCAGATATCCGGAACTGGGGGTTCACTTGGTTTTTCAGAGCATGTGTTAACATTACCAGGAGTCTCTGGGATAAAGGAGACTCCTTTCTGCTTGGTATGATTGTTAATGGGATCAGAAGAGATTGCTGTGGTGTTGGGAAGATGCAGCGACTCTCCTCCGGTCAGAGTTTTGATAGCAAAGGCGATGCAAGGATCTTTCCAAAGATCTGCAAGAGTCGAGTTATATGCTGAAGAGAAGCTGTTGGTATTCTTCTCCATCACTTCTGAGCAAGCGCCTCTTACGACAGATGCGTTAGATAACTCGTTGCCTAATTTATTTCTCCTTTGAATGGTATTACTACTATCACAAGGATATGGATGCTTTCCTTTATTTGGTGATCTCGAAGCCGATGTCTCCGTTGCTTTCACACTGGTAGTAAGTTTAGCCTTTGGACTAGACCGTCCCAGTCTTTTGCCTGCTGCTGTCTTCTCCCACTTTGATGCAGAAGTTTCGCAAGACAATGGTGAGACAGGCGACATTTCTTCCTTCTGCATGTAACCGTCAAGATGAAAAACTGGATTCAGTTCATATATAATCGGTGGTGTTTTCACTGTCTTCTTGTCTACAGAAGGCTTTCTGCCTACTGATTTACGGATCTTTTTAACTCCCACTGCCATTTCTGCACTCACACGATTATTGCttgtagcagcagcagcagcatatGGTTTCTGAGAACGATTTTCAATATAGCTTTTAGCTGCTTCCTTGTTGAGGGGTATCTCCGTCTCGTTCAATCCGCTGGTAGCAACAGGATTCACAGGTTGCTTGCACTTTCCGGCTGTGCCATCATCAGGAGCTGTTATTCGTTGAGCTTTGGTTCCTATCTTATTACATTCAGGCGTCTGTTCATCATCAGTGCACTTTCCGGCTGTGCCATCATCAGGAGGTATTATTCGTTGAGCTTTGGTTCCTGTCTTATTACATTCAGGCGTCTGTTGTTCATCAGGAGGTACTATTCGTTGAACTTTGGTTCTTGTCTTCAGTTCAGGCGTTGGTTCAAGCTCAATACCAGCTAATCGTTTTGATGTTCGCCGGGCTACACTATTACTTAGCTCCTTCGTCTTCACTTTAGCTTTACTCCTTGTAATCCGTTTTTCAGTAGAacctttttcctcttcttccttcataACAGATTCCTTCTTTGGTTCTTGTGACCTTGCATTGCTCCTCAATCTGGATTTTACAGACTCTACAAATACAGACACCATAGATAACATTGGCGTAGTCAGACTTTTTGTTATCTCAGCCACTACTACTCGGGTGGAAATTTTAAGTCAGGAATCTACACACCTTTTGCTGATTTTGCATTTGATGAAGACgggttctttctttttaaatctACGACTTCCTCATTCTTACTGGCTTTAGCTTGGCTCCTAGTAACCCGTTTCACTATAGGCTGCTTTTCGATAGGATCTTTCGCCACTTCCTTCTCCCCCAAATCCTCAAGAACATGTGAGGCTACGATGCTCAAGTCAGAATTCATATTACCTGAAATTATAATCGAAATATTGACATTTTAAGTTACTCTCGGCAATAGTATGATGATTATACGTACCCTAGCAAGTGACAAAAGAATTTGTACTTACACTTCTTGGAATGTTCATCAGAAGTAGATAAGTTTCTCCGTTTACTTTCTCTGACATGAGTATctatctttttctccttttccaaTAAATCATCAGCAGATCTCTTTTCCACAGACTGCAGACAAAGCTAATATCAGACAGTAAAAAGTCAAGAGTTAAATAATCAGAAGACCAACTACTCAGCTATAGAGCTTTCCATTTAACTAACAATCACGAAAAGGTAAAAGGAACTCACGACGGTCTTTCCATTTCCGGAATCATCATCTTCGGTATAGCTTTCCTTCACCTTACGTGCATAATGTCCAATATCGCCAGTCTTAACATACCGTGATGCATCTTTGAAGGATTGAAAGATATACCCACTTTTAGGGTCAATAAAGAACTGCAACAATAAAATCACATACGAGAATTGAGCAGGTACAATGTAGATAAAATTTGTCAAAAGACACAAAATGTTCTTTAGAGATCAAAGATGAGGAAAGCTGAACAATAGTAGAAGGTACAAACCGGATCTCTTCTGATTTTACGGCCTGATCTGTTTGTTATTTCAAGCTTCTTGATCCATCCTTCAGGTAAACCTTTAGCTGCAGATTTCTCAACTATAACCTGTATCACTTGAACATaaaagagtttttcttttttaagagaTGTTTAAGTGTCAAATCTGAGAAATCACAAGTAACAAAATAACATTCTTTCCAAACATACAGACAACACAAAACTCTCTATTTACTTATGAATATTCTTAAACAATCTGATACATGACCTCTCTCAATATGAATGTTAATCTTCTTAATCTTCCCATTGCATATAAGCGGAGTGGTAAAAAAGGTTTTACGGTATATAGTCTTCCCACGAAGGTGGTGTGCTAATAGTCATTTCCAGCCAATAACCAAAGAACAGGACAGATCAACAATCAAACAGgttattttacaaaaagaaactcATTTTCACGAAATCAATTACTCTTAACTATCTCAGCAGAGTAAGCAGATACGTCTTTTTCACAAGAGGCCAACTACAAATTAACATCTCCAAttaattcaaaaagaaaaaatgtagcTTTCATAACAAAGCTTTGATCAAACCACATCACAAGA from Camelina sativa cultivar DH55 chromosome 2, Cs, whole genome shotgun sequence includes the following:
- the LOC104727218 gene encoding ADP-ribosylation factor-related protein 1-like; translated protein: MFSLMAGLWSYMFSKTEFHVLILGIDKAGKTTFLEKLKTIYSISEGLPHDRIVPTVGLNIGRIEVSNAKIVFWDLGGQPGLRSIWEKYYEEAHALIYLIDAACPQRFEDSKSALEKALRHEDLQGAPLLILANKQDLPSAVSAEELDRYLDLKKLDERVYMFEAVSGYDGRGIKESIEWLVGVMERSKRTETLRARAGYAPVPNA
- the LOC104727228 gene encoding chromosome transmission fidelity protein 8 homolog; translation: MEIRVKCRCGEDECSEWAIVELQGVVETQASFEGSIQNLEIGRLCHTESSQETYTFTVGYHELIGSKVILKKPLLVLKKLQLDDEVSGKTTELEVVGIIRTKILFKTRPKPLISGTN
- the LOC104727237 gene encoding methyl-CpG-binding domain-containing protein 13-like isoform X2 gives rise to the protein MEGEGISAERRVEIRVRKNGRKDKVIVEKSAAKGLPEGWIKKLEITNRSGRKIRRDPFFIDPKSGYIFQSFKDASRYVKTGDIGHYARKVKESYTEDDDSGNGKTVSVEKRSADDLLEKEKKIDTHVRESKRRNLSTSDEHSKKCNMNSDLSIVASHVLEDLGEKEVAKDPIEKQPIVKRVTRSQAKASKNEEVVDLKRKNPSSSNAKSAKESVKSRLRSNARSQEPKKESVMKEEEEKGSTEKRITRSKAKVKTKELSNSVARRTSKRLAGIELEPTPELKTRTKVQRIVPPDEQQTPECNKTGTKAQRIIPPDDGTAGKCTDDEQTPECNKIGTKAQRITAPDDGTAGKCKQPVNPVATSGLNETEIPLNKEAAKSYIENRSQKPYAAAAATSNNRVSAEMAVGVKKIRKSVGRKPSVDKKTVKTPPIIYELNPVFHLDGYMQKEEMSPVSPLSCETSASKWEKTAAGKRLGRSSPKAKLTTSVKATETSASRSPNKGKHPYPCDSSNTIQRRNKLGNELSNASVVRGACSEVMEKNTNSFSSAYNSTLADLWKDPCIAFAIKTLTGGESLHLPNTTAISSDPINNHTKQKGVSFIPETPGNVNTCSEKPSEPPVPDIWKDPCIDFAIKTLTGAIPIGLDEPQVKSKSDGMTITTAAVQEQEGRSSNCDHLVQQCNMKNKSVAKGDLCAQSLSKD
- the LOC104727237 gene encoding methyl-CpG-binding domain-containing protein 13-like isoform X1, with translation MEGEGISAERRVEIRVRKNGRKDKVIVEKSAAKGLPEGWIKKLEITNRSGRKIRRDPFFIDPKSGYIFQSFKDASRYVKTGDIGHYARKVKESYTEDDDSGNGKTVLCLQSVEKRSADDLLEKEKKIDTHVRESKRRNLSTSDEHSKKCNMNSDLSIVASHVLEDLGEKEVAKDPIEKQPIVKRVTRSQAKASKNEEVVDLKRKNPSSSNAKSAKESVKSRLRSNARSQEPKKESVMKEEEEKGSTEKRITRSKAKVKTKELSNSVARRTSKRLAGIELEPTPELKTRTKVQRIVPPDEQQTPECNKTGTKAQRIIPPDDGTAGKCTDDEQTPECNKIGTKAQRITAPDDGTAGKCKQPVNPVATSGLNETEIPLNKEAAKSYIENRSQKPYAAAAATSNNRVSAEMAVGVKKIRKSVGRKPSVDKKTVKTPPIIYELNPVFHLDGYMQKEEMSPVSPLSCETSASKWEKTAAGKRLGRSSPKAKLTTSVKATETSASRSPNKGKHPYPCDSSNTIQRRNKLGNELSNASVVRGACSEVMEKNTNSFSSAYNSTLADLWKDPCIAFAIKTLTGGESLHLPNTTAISSDPINNHTKQKGVSFIPETPGNVNTCSEKPSEPPVPDIWKDPCIDFAIKTLTGAIPIGLDEPQVKSKSDGMTITTAAVQEQEGRSSNCDHLVQQCNMKNKSVAKGDLCAQSLSKD